The DNA window AAACTCGTGTGTTGATAGATCGTCCGCCCGGTTCGTGTGTAGGTGTCGGTCAAACCGGACAACGATTCCGAATGCCCGATGAACAAAGACCCCTCGGGCTTTAAGTACTGCGCCATGTGACGCATCACTTTGTCCTGAGTTTGCTGATCAAAATAGATCAGAACATTGCGGCAAAAGATCACGTCGAATTGCATTCGCATCGGCCATTCAGAAGCCAACAAATTCAACTGTCGAAACGTGACCGACTGGGTCACTTCCGGGCGCACGGTTAGGTGACCGGGTTCGGTGATCGCAGGGGAAAAGTATTTTTTGATGTATTCCGGCGGCGTTTCCAAAAGCTGTTCGGGAATGTACGTCGCTTGCTTTGCTTTTTCCAATACACTCGTATCGATATCGGTTGCAAGAATCCGAACGTCCCAACCGGGGAGATGCCCAAAGGTGTCGCGAACGGCGATCGCGAGCGTGTAAGGTTCTTCGCCCGTCGACGCGGCGGCACACCAAATACGAACCTTCTTCGGGCGCTCACCTCGATCCGCTTCCTGAATCATTCGCGCGAAGATGTTTCCACAAAGGTGTTTAAAATGATGTTCTTCGCGAAAGAAATGCGTTTTGTTGGTGGTAATCCGATTGATCATCTGTTCCATCTCGGGGCCGTCGGGACCTTGAGATTTGATCAAATCGTAATAGGCGGCGAATGATCCGATATTTAGGTGACGTAGGCGTTTCCGCAAACGCGACTGGACAAAATCCTGTTTGTTATCCCCCAGCGAAATCCCGGTTGACTTGTAAATCAAATCTCGAAAGAGGCGAAATTGAGGGACTCTCAATACAGCTTTCTGAGCAGCATCTTGTGTCGGCGCGTCGGTGGTTGTCATCTTATGCTTTACGTACTCGTTGATTGCGTGGGGAGGTCCGAATCGATCATGGAAACTCGGCCGAACCTAAGACGCAGTCCGCTCCTTGCGGTCCGCGGTGCGAGCATTCTCGCCGGAAGAAAACGAGGGCTCCTGGGGAGAAACGTGGATCGGTCGATTGACATGAATCCCCAAGCTTGATGTCAAGTTCAGGAGTTCGGCACAGGAGACGAGCAAGTTTTCCCATGGCTGCTCTGTACCTTGATCAGCCACGCCATTGGTTAAGCGAGAGTGACCCTCTGCCGATGCAAAGAGTTGTTGCATTCGCTGAGATAATCTGACCATGTTGCCGGCTCTCGCTGATTGGGAAATATGCAAATGCAACTTGTGTTATTCGAAACACGAAGCAGGTTCCTTCCCGATTAAACGCGGCCACCTCCTATGGCCGCGTCGGTTTGAATCATCGACTTTCAACTAGAAGTCCATGAAGTCATCGTGACCGCCAGCGGCCGGTGCCGCAGGTGGGGCGGGGGCACGGTGTGGTGCCGCCGGTGCGGGAGCGTGCGAAGCGGTGTGTGACGGTCCGCCGGTACCGAGTTGGAATCGGCTAACCATCTGATCCAGGCTTCGGGCATGGTTGAGAACTGAGCCGCTCGTACCAGCCATTTCCTCGGTCTGACTGGCGTTTGCTTGGGTCAGTTGATCGATCTGCGTGACCGCCTTGGTGACCTGTTCGATCCCCGTCAATTGCTCCTGCGAAGCGGCGGCGATTTCGGCAACGATGTCAGTGACTCGTTTGACCGAATCGACGATTTCACCCAGCGTTTCGCCCGACTTGTTGACCAATTCGGTACCTTTCTCGACCTTGCTGGCCGAGTCTTGGATCAGGCTCTTGATCTCTTTCGCCGACGACGCACTGCGTTGGGCGAGATTACGAACTTCTGAAGCGACGACGGCAAAGCCGCGTCCTTGTTCGCCGGCACGTGCGGCTTCGACGGCGGCATTGAGTGCCAGCAAGTTCGTTTGGAAGGCGATCTCGTCGATCGTGGTGATGATGTCGGAGATTTGCTTGCTCGATGCGTTGATTTCTCGCATCGCCTGAACCGCGTCACCGACGACCTTACCACCTTCCGAGGCCACATCGCGTGATCCGTTGGCAAGGGCACGAGCCTCTTGAGCGTTGTCGCTGTTTTGCTTGACCGTGGTGGTGATTTCTTCCAAGCTAGACGCGGTTTCTTCGAGGCGTGCGGCTTGCTGCTGGGCACCGCGTGAGATTTCCTCGGCGGCACTGGACATCTCGGTGGAGGCCGTCGCAACCGTCGTCGAAACTTCGCGAACCTCGACCAGTGCGTCCCGAACCGAGCCAACCATTTTCGACATCGCATCGGCGACTTGACCGATACCGTCGGCGCCGAGATCGGGGAAGGCAACTTCAAAATTGCCGTCGGCAACCGAATTGACCAAGCCCAAAACGATTTCGACCTTGCGTTGCGTTTCTTCGGTCTTGATTCGATCTTCTTCGATCTTGTCCTGAATTTGTTTTTCCATCGCCAAGCGTTCGGTGATGACATCCCAAGTCACCATCGCACCGAGGTACTCGCGATTTTGGTCGAAGACCGGGCTGACCAACAAGCTAAGCGTTTCCGGCCCGACCTTGATATCGGCTTTGACCGGAAGCTGGCTGGGGTCGGCCAGCATGCGGCGTTGGTGGGCGGGGTTCTTGTGGAAGATATCGATGCATTGACCGATCATTTCGTCGGCGCGGCAAGGCAGGTGCTCTTGCAATCGACGCAGCGTATTGACCGAAGCCGGGTTCATGTATTGAATGATGAACTCACGATCGGCAAACATCGTGTTGATCGGTGTTTGCTCCATCATCGATTGGATGCGAGCGATTTCCTTGTCCGCGATTTGCTTTTCGGCGATAAATTTCCGCATCCCTTCGGCAAGACTTCCGATCGAGTCTTCCCCGACGGTGGTGATCTCACGAGAGTAGTCCCCCTCTTGCGCTCGACTAATGACGTCAAGGATCTCCTCGACCGCCTCGGTTGAACGTTGAGCCGCTTCCTTGCTTGCCTTCTCTGCCTCGGCAACTTGCTGGAGCAGTTTTTTGCTCTCGGTGATGTCCGACGCGTACTTTACGACCTTGTAAGGTTTACCCGAAGGATCCAAGATCGGATTGTATGAAGCCTGAATCCAAACCTCGTTTCCGCTGCGATCGAAGCGTTGGAATTCGCCGGCTTGGAATCGGCCGCTGGCCAAATCGGACCAGAAGTTTCGATACTCGGCCGTGTTGGCATAATCACGATCGACAAACAGGCTGTGGTGTTTGCCCTGGATTTCGCTGAGTGAGTACCCGACCACGCCAAGGAAATTTTCGTTGGCGGTGCGGATCGTACCGTCGAGATCAAACTCGATGACCGCTTGTGATTTTCCGATCGCGTTGAGTTGGCCTTGGTGATCGGTGGCGCGAAGTTTTTCTTCGGTGATATCCGAAGCAAACTTAACCACCTTGTAGGGCTTGCCTTCGGCGTCTAAGACGGGATTATAGGATGCTTGAATCCAGATATGGCTTCCGTCGCTGCGGACGCGTTCGTATTCGCCGGAGCTGAATCGTCCGCTGGCGAGGTCCGACCAAAACTGACGGTATTCCGGTGAACGTGATTCTTCATCGGTCACGAACATGCGGTGATGATTACCTTGGATTTCATCCAAACGGTAACCGAGCGCTGACAAAAAGTTGTCATTTGCGGTGATGATCGTTCCGTCTAGGTTAAACTCAATGACCGCTTGTGAACGGTTGATCGCATCGAGTTGACCTTGGGAATCGGCCAGTTTTTCTTTGGTTTGGGAAATGTCAGCCAAGACGGTTCGCAAACCATCGGCAAGGTGTCCGACGGCGTCGTCACCGGTCACGGTGATTTGTTCGGAGTAGTCGCCCAGGACGGCGCGGTCGATGACGGTCATCAGCTCTTCGACCTGGTCGATCGCGCTGTGGTCTTCGTGATGATCGTGGCTACCGGGCAACTCGTCGGACGGTTGAACGGGTCGCTTAGAAGTTTTGGTATCTACAGGTCGATTGGTGGCCATTCGTGGTGCCCCTCGTTTACTCGGTGTGAATTGTGTGGTTTGATCTTCGGGTCGAAGAATCAAGGAAAGTCGGCAATAACAATTCCGGGCCTCGAAGCGGTCCGGTAAATCGAATCAGAGTCTGAATTCCATCAGGCCCGTTAGATGGAGACGGTTTCCGCCCCGATCAGATCATCCATGTTCAACAACGTGATCAGCCGATCGCCGGATTTGGCGATGCCGGTCATGAATGTTGTGTCGGCTTGGCCACCAAGATCGGGGGCCGATTCGATGTTTTCTTCGGCGACGTTCAAGACGTCGCTTACGGCGTCAACCACCAGTCCGATCACCTTGTCGCCGATGGTGACGACGATGATCACGGTGAATTGGTTGTAGTCGACTTCCGGCATCGCAAACTTGGCTCTCAAGTCGATGATCGGAACGACGGTGCCGCGGAGGTTCATGACGCCGCGAATATGAAACGGCATGTTGGGGATCGGAGTGATTCTCGAAAGCCCTTTGATCTCTTGGACTCGCAGAATCTCGATGCCGAACTCCTCGTCCTGTAACGTGAACGTCAAGAACTGATTCCCGTCGGTTGACAAGTCAGTCATCTGGACCACGTCCGCGGCGTCAGAGATTGGTTCTACTTCTTCGGTTGTTGTCATCAATTTACCTATCTTTAAAGTCCTGGCTTGGGCGCCCAGACCGAGCGGGTGATTGTCACGA is part of the Roseiconus lacunae genome and encodes:
- a CDS encoding CheR family methyltransferase encodes the protein MTTTDAPTQDAAQKAVLRVPQFRLFRDLIYKSTGISLGDNKQDFVQSRLRKRLRHLNIGSFAAYYDLIKSQGPDGPEMEQMINRITTNKTHFFREEHHFKHLCGNIFARMIQEADRGERPKKVRIWCAAASTGEEPYTLAIAVRDTFGHLPGWDVRILATDIDTSVLEKAKQATYIPEQLLETPPEYIKKYFSPAITEPGHLTVRPEVTQSVTFRQLNLLASEWPMRMQFDVIFCRNVLIYFDQQTQDKVMRHMAQYLKPEGSLFIGHSESLSGLTDTYTRTGRTIYQHTSFVKSASQSPARPGSQSALAARPQSSLQAAPPARPAPPPPAPALPKKSIIVGDVLASDQPILISTVLGSCIAVCLYDEVIKAGGMNHFALPSGDLSSRKTTSFGVHAMELLINDIMHFGADRRRLKAKVFGGANVLGLSDDDNIGTKNEQFIREFLAMENIPIIAKFLGGNQGMQVLFEPCSGRAKMKLLDRKKTVETEKMERAQTTKKSSEPVSDITLF
- a CDS encoding methyl-accepting chemotaxis protein, which encodes MATNRPVDTKTSKRPVQPSDELPGSHDHHEDHSAIDQVEELMTVIDRAVLGDYSEQITVTGDDAVGHLADGLRTVLADISQTKEKLADSQGQLDAINRSQAVIEFNLDGTIITANDNFLSALGYRLDEIQGNHHRMFVTDEESRSPEYRQFWSDLASGRFSSGEYERVRSDGSHIWIQASYNPVLDAEGKPYKVVKFASDITEEKLRATDHQGQLNAIGKSQAVIEFDLDGTIRTANENFLGVVGYSLSEIQGKHHSLFVDRDYANTAEYRNFWSDLASGRFQAGEFQRFDRSGNEVWIQASYNPILDPSGKPYKVVKYASDITESKKLLQQVAEAEKASKEAAQRSTEAVEEILDVISRAQEGDYSREITTVGEDSIGSLAEGMRKFIAEKQIADKEIARIQSMMEQTPINTMFADREFIIQYMNPASVNTLRRLQEHLPCRADEMIGQCIDIFHKNPAHQRRMLADPSQLPVKADIKVGPETLSLLVSPVFDQNREYLGAMVTWDVITERLAMEKQIQDKIEEDRIKTEETQRKVEIVLGLVNSVADGNFEVAFPDLGADGIGQVADAMSKMVGSVRDALVEVREVSTTVATASTEMSSAAEEISRGAQQQAARLEETASSLEEITTTVKQNSDNAQEARALANGSRDVASEGGKVVGDAVQAMREINASSKQISDIITTIDEIAFQTNLLALNAAVEAARAGEQGRGFAVVASEVRNLAQRSASSAKEIKSLIQDSASKVEKGTELVNKSGETLGEIVDSVKRVTDIVAEIAAASQEQLTGIEQVTKAVTQIDQLTQANASQTEEMAGTSGSVLNHARSLDQMVSRFQLGTGGPSHTASHAPAPAAPHRAPAPPAAPAAGGHDDFMDF
- a CDS encoding chemotaxis protein CheW, which produces MTTTEEVEPISDAADVVQMTDLSTDGNQFLTFTLQDEEFGIEILRVQEIKGLSRITPIPNMPFHIRGVMNLRGTVVPIIDLRAKFAMPEVDYNQFTVIIVVTIGDKVIGLVVDAVSDVLNVAEENIESAPDLGGQADTTFMTGIAKSGDRLITLLNMDDLIGAETVSI